Proteins from a genomic interval of Mycobacterium conspicuum:
- a CDS encoding aldehyde dehydrogenase family protein, whose translation MAESRPALVDTYQLYIDGRWVEPEDGRYDDVSPASEAVIASAPDASVGQVGEAIAAARRAFDDGPWGAMSGADRAGCLNQLSDALLKHADDFYALSQVEWGCTGNERMMQIDGAAYMTMHAAQLATQLGEEAVSGMSAGTTLLSHQPLGVVSVLTPWNFPHCLNVMKLNHALAAGNTVVLKPSPLTPLAGLALARLIDEHTDIPPGVVNVVTPSSVEAARLLTTDPRIDMVSFTGSSLVGRQVMSAAGDTMKRILLELGGKSASIVLDDTQVTDEMLQQMLFDSCSLHAGQACILHSRLLLPDSLHDDVVDRLVALARDVKVGDPTDPGVQMGPLISAAQRDRVQAHVDGAVHDGAKLATGGGRPAGLDVGFYFEPTVLTGVEPDSTIAQEEVFGPVLSVLRYRDDDDAVAIANNSQYGLSGAVWGGDVDRAVGVARRIRTGQVAVNGCGPGGAPFGGFKLSGLGREGGGLGGLHQYMEAMAIGVPA comes from the coding sequence ATGGCTGAGTCACGACCCGCCCTTGTTGACACGTATCAGCTCTACATCGACGGGCGGTGGGTCGAGCCCGAAGACGGTCGCTACGACGACGTCTCCCCGGCCAGCGAGGCCGTCATCGCGTCGGCGCCCGACGCCAGCGTCGGCCAGGTCGGCGAGGCGATCGCGGCCGCGCGGCGCGCCTTCGACGACGGGCCGTGGGGCGCGATGAGCGGCGCGGACCGCGCCGGCTGCCTCAACCAGCTCAGCGACGCGTTGCTGAAGCACGCCGACGATTTCTACGCGCTGTCGCAGGTCGAATGGGGCTGCACCGGCAACGAGCGGATGATGCAGATCGACGGTGCGGCCTACATGACCATGCACGCCGCCCAACTCGCCACCCAACTGGGCGAGGAGGCGGTGAGCGGAATGAGCGCCGGCACCACGCTGCTGAGTCACCAGCCGCTCGGCGTGGTCTCGGTCCTGACGCCGTGGAACTTCCCGCATTGCCTCAACGTGATGAAGCTGAATCACGCACTGGCCGCGGGCAATACGGTCGTGCTCAAGCCGTCGCCGCTGACCCCGCTGGCCGGGTTGGCGTTGGCGCGCCTCATCGACGAGCACACCGACATCCCGCCGGGTGTGGTCAACGTCGTCACGCCGTCGAGCGTCGAGGCCGCTCGGCTACTGACCACCGACCCGCGGATCGACATGGTCAGCTTCACCGGCAGCTCGCTGGTCGGGCGGCAGGTCATGTCGGCGGCGGGCGACACCATGAAGCGGATCCTGCTGGAGCTGGGCGGCAAGTCGGCCAGCATCGTGCTGGACGACACGCAGGTCACCGACGAGATGCTGCAGCAGATGCTGTTCGACTCCTGCTCGCTGCACGCCGGGCAGGCCTGCATCCTGCACAGCCGGCTGCTGCTGCCCGACTCGCTGCACGACGACGTGGTGGACCGGCTGGTGGCGCTGGCCCGTGATGTCAAGGTCGGCGATCCCACCGATCCCGGCGTGCAGATGGGCCCGCTGATCAGCGCCGCGCAGCGCGACCGGGTGCAGGCGCACGTCGACGGCGCCGTGCACGACGGGGCCAAGCTGGCCACCGGCGGTGGCCGCCCCGCCGGCCTGGACGTCGGATTCTATTTCGAGCCAACGGTTCTCACCGGCGTCGAGCCGGATTCGACGATCGCGCAGGAGGAAGTGTTCGGGCCGGTGCTATCCGTGCTGCGCTACCGCGACGACGACGACGCCGTCGCGATCGCGAACAACTCGCAGTACGGGCTTTCCGGCGCGGTGTGGGGCGGCGACGTGGATCGCGCCGTCGGCGTGGCCCGCCGGATCCGCACCGGCCAGGTCGCGGTCAACGGCTGCGGTCCCGGCGGCGCGCCGTTCGGCGGCTTCAAGCTGAGCGGGTTGGGGCGCGAGGGCGGCGGCCTCGGTGGGCTGCACCAGTACATGGAGGCGATGGCCATCGGGGTCCCCGCGTGA
- a CDS encoding zinc-binding dehydrogenase: protein MPKLALLTAINGPIELAEYPLSTPAPGTAALKLRMAGICGSDLHIFRGELPLPCPFAMGHEMVGEIAELGDGLTADATGAPLAVGDRVVTPYFWLCGQCHACARGRPHACQNLMAGEYRTHDQAPHFVAAHGEYYYTSRRQPLYRVPENLPDEAVAPLNCALAQVLFALRDVRLGDTVVIQGAGGLGINAAAVARTAGAAEVIVIDKIAERLDVAADFGATHCIDASALSTAEVTERVHRRTDGIGADWVLEVVGVPGVIPEGVDFLNNGGTLLEVGNIGMGRTFEMDPSALVYGNKSIRGVMLYDPVTLAIGLSFLQHTRFPFDRLMPKPFRLADVNDAFASADAGLVPRGALVP from the coding sequence ATGCCCAAGCTCGCACTGCTGACCGCGATCAACGGGCCGATCGAGCTGGCCGAGTATCCGCTGTCCACACCGGCGCCGGGGACCGCGGCGCTCAAGCTGCGGATGGCCGGCATCTGCGGTTCGGACTTGCACATCTTCCGCGGCGAGCTGCCGCTGCCGTGTCCCTTCGCCATGGGCCACGAAATGGTCGGCGAGATAGCCGAACTCGGTGACGGCCTGACCGCCGACGCCACCGGTGCGCCGCTGGCCGTCGGCGATCGGGTGGTGACACCCTATTTCTGGCTCTGCGGTCAATGCCACGCGTGCGCCCGCGGCCGCCCGCACGCCTGTCAGAACCTGATGGCCGGCGAGTACCGCACCCACGACCAGGCGCCGCACTTCGTCGCCGCGCACGGCGAGTACTACTACACCAGCCGCCGGCAACCGCTGTACCGGGTGCCCGAGAACCTGCCCGACGAGGCCGTCGCGCCGTTGAATTGCGCACTGGCTCAAGTGTTGTTCGCGCTGCGTGATGTGCGGCTGGGCGACACCGTCGTCATCCAGGGCGCCGGCGGCCTGGGCATCAACGCCGCGGCCGTCGCGCGCACCGCGGGCGCCGCCGAGGTGATCGTGATCGACAAGATCGCCGAGCGGCTCGACGTGGCAGCCGATTTCGGTGCGACGCACTGCATCGACGCCAGCGCACTCTCGACCGCCGAGGTCACCGAGCGGGTGCACCGGCGCACCGACGGTATCGGGGCCGACTGGGTGCTCGAGGTCGTCGGCGTGCCCGGCGTCATTCCCGAGGGTGTCGATTTCCTCAACAACGGCGGGACCCTGCTCGAGGTCGGCAACATCGGCATGGGCCGCACCTTCGAGATGGATCCCAGCGCGCTGGTCTACGGCAACAAGTCCATCCGCGGTGTCATGCTGTACGATCCGGTCACGCTGGCCATCGGCTTATCCTTCCTGCAGCACACGCGTTTCCCGTTCGATCGGCTGATGCCCAAGCCGTTCCGTCTCGCCGACGTCAACGACGCATTCGCCTCGGCCGACGCGGGTTTGGTCCCCCGAGGGGCGCTGGTGCCCTGA
- a CDS encoding lipid-transfer protein: protein MTSTLPGATAIAGIGQTEFSKESGRSELQLACEAVSAALDDAGLAPSDVDGMVTFTMDSSDEIDIARNVGIGDLSFFSRVHHGGGAAAGTVVHAAMAVATGVADVVVCWRAFNERSGFRFGGSGRTSAETPPFMAHYAPFGLLTPAAWVAMHAQRYMSTYGVTNEDFGRIAVVDRAHAATNPEAWFYERPITLEDHQNSRWIIEPVLRLLDCCQESDGGVALVVTSAERARDLRQPPAIITAAAQGAADNGEMMTSYYRDDITGLPEMGVVAQRLWRDSGLKPQDIQTAFIYDHFTPFVFTQLEELGFCGRGEAKDFATIERLSLGGEFPINTNGGLLGEAYIHGMNGITEGVRQIRGTSYNQVDNVEHVLVTSGTGVPTSGLILEPAG, encoded by the coding sequence ATGACCAGCACGCTGCCGGGCGCCACCGCCATCGCGGGCATCGGCCAGACGGAGTTCTCGAAGGAATCCGGCCGCAGCGAACTGCAATTGGCGTGCGAGGCGGTCAGCGCCGCGCTCGACGACGCGGGCCTGGCGCCCAGCGACGTCGACGGCATGGTCACGTTCACCATGGATTCCAGCGACGAGATCGACATCGCCCGCAACGTGGGCATCGGCGACCTGAGCTTCTTTTCCCGCGTGCATCACGGCGGCGGCGCGGCGGCCGGCACCGTGGTGCACGCGGCGATGGCCGTCGCCACCGGCGTCGCCGACGTCGTGGTGTGCTGGCGCGCGTTCAACGAACGCTCCGGGTTCCGGTTCGGCGGCAGCGGACGCACCAGCGCCGAAACCCCGCCGTTCATGGCGCATTACGCGCCGTTCGGACTGCTGACTCCCGCGGCGTGGGTGGCAATGCACGCCCAGCGCTACATGTCCACCTACGGCGTCACCAACGAGGACTTCGGCCGCATCGCCGTCGTCGACCGCGCGCACGCCGCCACAAACCCCGAGGCGTGGTTCTACGAACGCCCAATCACGCTGGAAGACCACCAGAATTCGCGCTGGATCATCGAACCGGTGCTACGCCTGCTGGACTGCTGCCAGGAGAGCGACGGCGGCGTCGCGCTGGTCGTCACCAGCGCCGAGCGCGCTCGCGACCTGCGCCAACCACCGGCGATCATCACCGCGGCGGCGCAAGGCGCGGCCGACAACGGCGAGATGATGACCAGCTACTACCGCGACGACATCACCGGCCTGCCCGAGATGGGGGTGGTGGCCCAGCGGCTGTGGCGCGATTCGGGTCTGAAACCCCAAGACATCCAAACCGCATTCATCTACGACCATTTCACGCCGTTCGTGTTCACCCAGCTCGAAGAGCTCGGGTTCTGCGGGCGCGGCGAGGCCAAGGACTTCGCCACCATCGAGCGCCTCTCGTTGGGCGGCGAGTTCCCGATCAACACCAACGGCGGTCTGCTCGGCGAGGCCTACATCCACGGCATGAACGGCATCACCGAGGGCGTGCGCCAGATCCGCGGCACCTCCTACAACCAGGTCGACAACGTCGAGCACGTACTGGTCACCTCGGGAACCGGCGTCCCCACCAGCGGCCTGATTCTGGAACCGGCCGGCTAG
- a CDS encoding Zn-ribbon domain-containing OB-fold protein, with protein MATRMAPAITPDTEFFWNGLRDNKLLIQRCGGCGKLRHPPRPMCPNCRSLDWEPIESSGRGTVYSYVMPLEPRMPFFDYPYVVALIELEEGVRIVSNLTDIDPADVTVGMPVQVYFQTFENDLVLHQFRPSNH; from the coding sequence ATGGCGACCCGAATGGCGCCGGCGATCACGCCGGACACCGAGTTCTTCTGGAATGGGTTGCGGGACAACAAGCTGCTAATTCAGCGCTGCGGCGGCTGCGGGAAGCTTCGGCACCCGCCCCGCCCCATGTGCCCGAACTGCCGCTCCCTGGATTGGGAGCCGATCGAGTCGTCGGGCCGCGGCACCGTCTACAGCTACGTCATGCCACTTGAGCCGCGGATGCCGTTCTTCGACTACCCCTACGTGGTCGCGCTGATCGAGCTCGAGGAGGGCGTGCGGATCGTGTCCAACCTCACCGACATCGACCCGGCCGACGTCACGGTCGGCATGCCGGTGCAGGTCTACTTTCAGACCTTCGAGAACGACCTGGTGCTGCACCAGTTCCGGCCGAGCAACCACTGA
- a CDS encoding acyl-CoA dehydrogenase family protein has translation MDFTFTEEQEAIAKVARDLLERRATPEHLTELESGDNRYDEALWQELAALDLLGAALPESVGGNGGGFVELGVLLAEVGWSVAPVPAYATLVLGADPIARHGNPEQQQRILPGVVSGQRILTAGLAEPGRSDPTVPVTSARRDGAGWRLDGAKELVPAAQLADTILIPASTDDGVGLFLLAADAPGVEIRRVATTNHEPHADVFLDGATVSEADRLPGASIEDLHTRALVGLCAIQLGVAERALKLAAAYTTQREQFGRPIGSFQAVQQRLADAFIDVEAIRWTTWHAAWLIAHDRPAERAARIAKFWAGEAGARVGASAQQVHGGIGIDTTYPLHRYFLWAKHNELALGSATAQLARLGGSYGS, from the coding sequence ATGGACTTCACGTTCACCGAAGAACAAGAGGCGATCGCCAAGGTCGCGCGCGATCTGTTGGAGCGTCGCGCCACCCCGGAACACCTGACCGAACTGGAATCCGGCGACAACCGCTACGACGAGGCGCTGTGGCAGGAGCTCGCCGCGCTCGACCTGCTGGGCGCCGCGTTGCCGGAGTCGGTGGGCGGGAACGGCGGCGGCTTCGTCGAACTCGGGGTGCTGCTGGCCGAGGTGGGGTGGAGCGTGGCGCCGGTGCCGGCGTACGCGACGCTGGTGCTGGGCGCCGATCCGATTGCGCGGCACGGCAATCCGGAACAGCAACAGCGCATCCTGCCCGGCGTCGTCTCCGGTCAGCGCATCCTGACTGCCGGGCTGGCCGAGCCCGGCCGATCCGACCCGACGGTGCCGGTCACCAGCGCGCGCCGTGACGGCGCGGGTTGGCGGCTCGACGGCGCCAAGGAGTTGGTGCCCGCCGCCCAGCTCGCCGACACCATCCTTATCCCGGCCAGCACCGATGACGGGGTCGGTCTGTTTCTGCTCGCCGCGGATGCCCCCGGCGTCGAGATCCGCCGGGTCGCTACCACCAACCACGAACCGCATGCCGACGTATTCCTCGATGGTGCAACGGTTTCCGAAGCGGATCGACTGCCCGGCGCGTCGATCGAGGACCTGCACACCCGCGCCTTGGTCGGGCTGTGTGCGATCCAGCTCGGCGTGGCCGAGCGGGCGTTGAAGCTGGCCGCCGCCTACACCACGCAGCGTGAGCAATTCGGGCGCCCGATCGGCAGCTTCCAGGCGGTGCAGCAGCGGCTGGCCGACGCCTTCATCGACGTCGAGGCGATCCGCTGGACCACGTGGCACGCGGCCTGGCTGATCGCGCACGACCGACCGGCCGAGCGCGCCGCCCGGATCGCGAAGTTCTGGGCCGGCGAAGCCGGCGCACGCGTCGGAGCGTCGGCACAACAGGTACACGGCGGCATCGGCATCGACACCACCTATCCCCTGCATCGCTATTTCCTGTGGGCCAAGCACAACGAACTCGCCCTCGGCTCGGCTACGGCGCAATTGGCCCGCCTGGGTGGGAGCTACGGGTCGTGA
- a CDS encoding cytochrome P450, translating to MQTTFPLHSPDFYAGDPYPAYRELRTTAPVCWNDVTNFWALLKYEDIRFVSSNPALFSSTKGITIPDPAMPSPVQEGSLIFTDPPRHRQLRKLINSGFTRRRVAVLEPKIREIVRGILDGIEPGSVHEFAEQIAAPLPTRMIAELIGAPPDDWEQFRAWSDAATGNADPEIELDPLVAMGQLFEYFQKLIASRRAEPRSDMLSVLAEAEIDGDRLTDEDLLNFAFLLLVAGNETTRNLIALGTLALIEHPEQRRLLVEDRSLIPGAVEEMLRWNSPVVHMARAATADIEIRGQLIRAGDVVVMLYQSANRDEEIFGPDSEEFKVTRHPNPHIAFGCGEHSCVGAQLARLEATVLFDELLRRFPRLELAGAVDRMRATMVPGVKRMPVRLGA from the coding sequence GTGCAGACCACATTCCCGCTGCACTCGCCCGACTTCTACGCCGGCGACCCCTACCCCGCCTACCGTGAGCTGCGCACCACCGCGCCGGTGTGCTGGAACGACGTGACCAACTTTTGGGCGCTGTTGAAGTACGAGGACATCCGCTTCGTGTCCAGCAACCCGGCGCTGTTCTCCTCGACCAAGGGCATCACCATCCCGGATCCGGCGATGCCGAGCCCGGTCCAGGAGGGCAGCCTGATCTTCACCGACCCGCCGCGGCACCGGCAGCTGCGCAAGCTGATCAACTCCGGCTTCACCCGTCGTCGCGTCGCCGTGCTGGAGCCGAAGATTCGCGAGATCGTCCGCGGGATTCTCGACGGCATCGAGCCCGGGTCGGTGCACGAGTTCGCCGAGCAGATCGCCGCGCCGCTGCCGACCCGGATGATCGCCGAGCTGATCGGCGCCCCGCCCGACGACTGGGAACAGTTCCGCGCTTGGTCGGACGCGGCCACCGGGAACGCCGACCCCGAGATCGAATTGGACCCGTTGGTGGCGATGGGCCAGCTGTTCGAGTACTTCCAGAAGCTGATCGCGTCCCGCCGCGCCGAGCCACGCAGCGACATGCTGTCGGTGCTGGCCGAGGCCGAGATCGACGGCGACCGGCTCACCGACGAGGACCTGCTCAACTTCGCGTTTCTGTTGCTGGTCGCCGGCAACGAGACCACCCGCAACCTCATCGCGCTGGGCACCCTGGCGCTCATCGAGCACCCCGAGCAGCGCCGCCTCCTCGTCGAGGACCGGTCGCTGATCCCCGGCGCCGTGGAGGAGATGCTGCGGTGGAACAGCCCGGTGGTGCACATGGCCCGCGCCGCGACGGCCGACATCGAGATCCGCGGTCAGCTGATCCGCGCCGGCGACGTGGTGGTGATGCTCTACCAGTCGGCCAACCGCGACGAGGAGATTTTCGGCCCCGACTCCGAGGAGTTCAAGGTGACCCGCCACCCCAACCCGCACATCGCGTTCGGGTGCGGCGAACATTCCTGCGTCGGTGCGCAATTGGCGCGCCTGGAGGCGACGGTGCTGTTCGACGAGTTGCTGCGGCGCTTCCCCCGCCTCGAACTGGCCGGCGCCGTGGATCGGATGCGGGCCACCATGGTGCCCGGGGTGAAGCGGATGCCGGTTCGGCTGGGGGCCTGA
- a CDS encoding TetR/AcrR family transcriptional regulator, with translation MSSQAIQATDTRELIIEAAYACFAKHGLQKTTIVDIARRANVSRSTIYEYFSDKGAILEACAEHASEQFYREMSKAMDRGGSLEEKLGRAAVFVTQARRAIASEEYFDEDAISLLLTKDAGVLLRECVDFFAPHLSAAKLTGEVRKDLDVEAAGEWFARILFSLFSTPSSGLDMDDPAVVARFVTEHVVRGFGHDQRPGRKGR, from the coding sequence ATGAGTTCGCAAGCGATCCAGGCGACCGACACCCGCGAGCTCATCATCGAGGCGGCGTACGCCTGCTTCGCCAAGCACGGCCTGCAGAAGACGACCATCGTCGACATCGCCCGGCGGGCCAATGTCTCGCGCAGCACGATCTATGAGTATTTCAGCGACAAGGGCGCCATCCTGGAGGCGTGCGCCGAACACGCTTCCGAGCAGTTCTACCGCGAGATGTCCAAGGCGATGGACCGCGGCGGATCGCTCGAAGAAAAGCTGGGCAGGGCAGCGGTTTTCGTGACCCAGGCGCGGCGGGCCATCGCCAGCGAGGAGTACTTCGACGAAGACGCGATCAGCCTGCTGCTGACCAAGGACGCCGGTGTGCTGCTGCGCGAATGCGTCGACTTCTTCGCCCCCCATCTGTCGGCCGCCAAGCTCACCGGCGAGGTTCGCAAGGACCTCGACGTCGAGGCGGCCGGCGAGTGGTTCGCGCGAATCTTGTTCTCGCTGTTCAGCACCCCGTCGTCGGGTCTGGACATGGACGATCCCGCCGTGGTGGCCCGGTTCGTGACCGAGCACGTGGTGCGCGGCTTCGGCCACGATCAACGGCCGGGGCGCAAGGGCCGCTAA
- a CDS encoding MBL fold metallo-hydrolase: MSLVIDHMPDLGITRVSRWIFNCYVLHGDGGSVVVDAGLPHVARDLAAVFERLGGAPRAVVATHGHSDHVAGAVELAARHGAPIWLPLTTLSYLDGAKPRTPTLAAAARIWPTYFDQPLDRVGLAGFVGGAWVAGYGTPAGMRWRGTAPEGGLADGEPLPGAPEWTVLTASGHTDDSIALWNPLTRTLLSGDAVLTTRGKVWHTPEIVDAATAAATRRRLEELPVAHLLPGHGRPVHTDDTVWPEQRSN; encoded by the coding sequence ATGAGCCTGGTTATCGACCACATGCCGGACCTCGGCATCACCCGGGTGTCGCGGTGGATCTTCAACTGCTACGTCCTGCACGGCGACGGGGGTTCGGTGGTCGTCGACGCCGGGTTGCCGCACGTCGCCCGTGATCTGGCGGCCGTGTTCGAGCGGCTCGGTGGCGCCCCGCGCGCCGTGGTGGCCACGCACGGACACAGCGACCACGTCGCCGGTGCGGTGGAACTGGCCGCCCGCCACGGCGCCCCGATCTGGTTGCCCCTCACCACACTGAGCTATCTCGACGGGGCAAAGCCGCGCACCCCGACCCTGGCCGCGGCGGCGCGGATCTGGCCCACCTATTTCGACCAGCCCCTCGACCGGGTCGGGCTGGCCGGATTCGTCGGCGGTGCCTGGGTGGCGGGATACGGCACCCCGGCCGGCATGCGCTGGAGGGGAACGGCCCCCGAAGGTGGACTCGCCGACGGCGAGCCGCTGCCCGGCGCGCCGGAGTGGACGGTGCTCACCGCGAGCGGGCACACCGACGACAGCATCGCGCTGTGGAACCCGCTCACCCGCACGCTGTTGTCCGGCGATGCGGTGCTCACGACCCGTGGCAAGGTGTGGCACACACCCGAAATCGTCGATGCCGCAACCGCTGCCGCCACTCGCCGGCGCCTGGAAGAGCTGCCGGTTGCCCATCTGCTGCCCGGCCACGGCCGGCCGGTGCACACCGACGACACCGTCTGGCCCGAACAGCGGTCGAATTAG
- a CDS encoding MaoC family dehydratase, translating into MTTTTTLKWADINVGDEVTPLDIPITTTMIVAGAIASRDFMPVHHDRDYANKQGSPNLFMNILTTNGYCVRFLTDWAGPEAMVKNLSIRLGVPCFPDDPLRFTGSVAGKTEGSDGENFIEVTFKGSNSLGDHVSGTAILSLLDGRQA; encoded by the coding sequence ATGACAACGACCACCACCCTCAAATGGGCCGACATCAACGTCGGCGACGAGGTAACCCCGCTCGACATCCCCATCACCACGACGATGATCGTCGCCGGCGCGATCGCCTCCCGCGATTTCATGCCGGTCCACCACGACCGCGACTACGCCAACAAGCAGGGCTCGCCCAACCTGTTCATGAACATCCTGACCACCAACGGCTATTGCGTGCGTTTCCTCACCGACTGGGCGGGACCGGAAGCCATGGTCAAGAACCTTTCGATTCGCCTTGGCGTGCCGTGCTTTCCGGACGACCCGCTGCGCTTCACCGGCAGCGTGGCCGGCAAAACCGAAGGCTCGGATGGTGAAAACTTTATAGAGGTGACGTTCAAGGGCTCCAACAGTCTCGGCGATCACGTCTCGGGCACCGCGATCCTCAGCCTGCTCGACGGGAGGCAAGCATGA
- a CDS encoding FAS1-like dehydratase domain-containing protein, translating into MTEDVSAKVQALVGQPTGGTGKPTVAPDPVNQPMIRHWAYALADMNPVYLDPEFAAASRFGGIVSPPVMLQTWTMPSPKLEGIGDRGGAPVEIKSNPTAFLDEAGYTSTVATNSEFEIERYPRLGDVISATAVYESASEEKKTALGTGFFLTWLTTYTNQDGEVLGRQRFRVLRFKPAN; encoded by the coding sequence GTGACAGAAGACGTGAGCGCCAAGGTGCAGGCCCTCGTCGGCCAGCCCACCGGCGGCACCGGAAAGCCCACCGTGGCACCCGATCCGGTGAATCAGCCGATGATCCGGCACTGGGCGTACGCGCTCGCCGACATGAACCCGGTCTACCTCGACCCGGAGTTCGCGGCCGCGTCGCGGTTCGGCGGCATCGTGTCCCCGCCGGTGATGCTGCAGACCTGGACGATGCCGTCGCCCAAACTCGAAGGCATCGGTGACCGCGGCGGCGCTCCCGTCGAGATCAAGAGCAACCCAACGGCATTCCTCGACGAGGCCGGCTACACCAGCACGGTGGCGACCAACTCGGAGTTCGAGATCGAACGCTACCCCCGACTCGGCGACGTCATCAGCGCGACGGCGGTGTACGAATCGGCCTCCGAGGAGAAGAAGACGGCGCTGGGCACCGGGTTCTTCCTGACCTGGCTGACCACGTACACCAACCAGGACGGCGAAGTCCTCGGGCGGCAACGCTTCCGGGTGCTGCGATTCAAGCCGGCGAACTGA
- a CDS encoding acyl-CoA dehydrogenase family protein gives MDLEYTPQQQRLRAEIRATLEKVMTPERVAAVSEHIEGGPAVRDCVRALAAADLLGVGWPKEYGGRGFTAIEQFIFAEEARRANAPVPLVTLNTVGPTLMQCGTEEQKQKFLPAILDGTVEFAIGYSEPGAGSDLASLRTTAVRDGDDYVISGQKMFTSGAAYADYIWLAARTDPNAKKHKGISILIVPTGSPGFSYQPLHTMPGISTFYTFYDDVRVPASALVGEENQGWQLITTQLNFERAALGNLAALEPLFERTLDWATSTELDGGRVIDQPWVQLALARVEAQVAAYKLVNLRINAAMSKGVLNMGEASAAKVFGTELTQQVARELLEVLDGNGVRRGADAPLRGALESAYRQAVINTFGGGANEIQRDIIAMAGLLMPRAPRDLRSTAN, from the coding sequence ATGGATCTCGAGTACACCCCCCAGCAGCAGCGCCTGCGCGCCGAAATCCGCGCCACACTGGAAAAAGTCATGACGCCGGAGCGCGTCGCCGCGGTCAGCGAACACATCGAGGGTGGCCCCGCGGTGCGCGACTGCGTCCGCGCCCTGGCCGCCGCCGACCTGCTCGGGGTCGGCTGGCCCAAAGAGTATGGCGGACGCGGCTTTACGGCGATCGAGCAGTTCATCTTCGCCGAGGAGGCGCGCCGCGCCAATGCGCCCGTCCCGCTGGTGACGCTCAATACCGTCGGGCCGACGCTGATGCAGTGCGGCACCGAGGAACAGAAGCAGAAGTTCCTGCCGGCGATCCTGGACGGCACCGTGGAATTCGCGATCGGCTACTCCGAGCCCGGCGCCGGCAGCGACCTGGCGTCGCTGCGCACCACCGCGGTCCGCGACGGGGACGACTACGTCATTAGCGGGCAGAAGATGTTCACCAGCGGCGCCGCCTATGCCGACTACATCTGGCTGGCCGCGCGCACCGATCCGAATGCCAAGAAGCACAAGGGCATTTCCATCCTCATCGTGCCCACCGGCTCGCCGGGGTTCTCCTACCAGCCGCTGCACACCATGCCCGGCATCTCCACCTTCTACACCTTCTACGACGACGTGCGCGTGCCGGCCAGTGCGCTGGTCGGCGAGGAGAACCAGGGTTGGCAGCTGATCACCACGCAGCTGAACTTCGAACGCGCCGCGCTGGGCAACCTGGCCGCGCTCGAGCCGCTGTTCGAGCGCACGCTGGACTGGGCCACCAGCACCGAGCTCGACGGCGGCCGCGTCATCGACCAGCCGTGGGTGCAGCTGGCGCTGGCCCGCGTCGAAGCCCAGGTCGCCGCCTACAAACTCGTCAACCTGCGGATCAACGCGGCGATGAGCAAGGGCGTACTCAACATGGGAGAAGCTTCGGCGGCGAAGGTGTTCGGCACCGAATTGACCCAGCAGGTCGCGCGCGAGCTGCTGGAAGTGTTGGACGGCAACGGCGTTCGCCGCGGTGCCGACGCCCCCCTGCGCGGCGCCCTGGAATCGGCCTACCGGCAGGCCGTCATCAACACCTTCGGCGGCGGCGCCAACGAGATTCAGCGTGACATCATCGCGATGGCCGGATTGCTCATGCCTCGAGCACCGCGCGACCTTCGCAGCACGGCAAATTAG